The following are from one region of the Anguilla rostrata isolate EN2019 chromosome 7, ASM1855537v3, whole genome shotgun sequence genome:
- the LOC135259083 gene encoding uncharacterized protein LOC135259083 isoform X1, whose product MNWVGGSRNRCMLKNDARKQREFFEKKKMQKRIEHLGLAADPQGAATGSIDLVTLFIVNQIAAKKENKYSHKVTHLSQRKGARWPIHEDTLELPMSPCSPSRLCLMESQPQYSVQRKRKQHLSEWNNNRQLSPVLESNMSDCSASDYRHIISDTFSPLSSATSGSLSGTFPVGQRGEFKPFCQPREVREANPWPAISHGSQLKVHYPPVSRVQFGGTESSVISTQRSRGRTLKTTGCFLSLSKEEERDQETALVDFDGGDYNSQETTFDNRKIRISFQEESPQNSVSIGDPNESESRHHEADFRSQPVESAMCCGRGQGSVKSCGSVCSSPCEGLFSSSSDSVGSRGGEGDQFVPSRLQPGTTQGREAWTGPEIRPYETRETGTQTDGFFACRTSDASTQCSPREQGEVSTSPSACVGFRSHSRQVWHEKHNQATRGQHVAADELLEVDSQAGTPNSLGEEDPLPQSKSGVAAPQSTRAAFTGQQLLSGGPEILYRPKTIPENWRLSTPPLKHIHLKKTPVRDEFRKEQNGRQRQVKQVENYDQSKQHSVENAARREGEELITESTLMTKVSEETETLQEIADILLMMKQKNKL is encoded by the exons ATGAACTGGGTCGGAGGGTCACG GAACCGATGCATGCTCAAAAATGATGCAAGAAAACAAAGG gagttctttgaaaagaaaaagatgcaGAAAAGGATAGAGCATTTGGGGTTAGCTGCAGATCCTCAGGGGGCTGCTACTGGCAGTATAGACCTGGTCACGTTGTTTATTGTGAACCAGATTGCTGCAAAGAAGGAGAACAAAT ATAGCCATAAAGTTACCCATTTGAGTCAGAGAAAAGGGGCCCGGTGGCCCATCCACGAGGACACGCTGGAATTGCCCATGAGCCCTTGTTCTCCTTCACGTCTCTGTCTGATGGAAAGTCAGCCTCAGTACAG TGtccagagaaaaagaaagcaacatcTGTCTGAATGGAACAACAATAGACAG CTCTCGCCAGTGTTAGAATCCAACATGTCCGACTGCAGTGCCTCCGATTACCGGCACATCATCTCGGACACCTTCAGTCCCCTATCATCGGCCACGTCTGGCTCTCTGAGCGGGACCTTTCCTGTTGGGCAGAGGGGAGAG TTCAAACCTTTCTGCCAGCcaagagaggtgagagaggccaATCCATGGCCAGCAATTTCGCATGGGTCACAGCTTAAGGTCCATTACCCTCCAGTGTCCAGAGTTCAGTTTGGTGGTACGGAATCCAG TGTCATTAGCACACAGAGGAGTAGAGGACGTACTTTGAAAACCACAGGATGCTTTCTCAGCCTCTctaaagaggaggagagggatcaAGAGACAGCATTAGTGGATTTTGACGGTGGCGACTACAACAGCCAAG AAACAACATTCgacaacagaaaaataagaatcaGTTTTCAAGAGGAATCACCACAAAATTCTGTGTCCATTGG GGATCCAAATGAATCTGAGAGCAGGCACCATGAAGCTGATTTTCGGTCTCAG CCTGTGGAGTCTGCAATGtgttgtgggcgtggccagggctCGGTGAAAAGCTGTGGATCTGTGTGCTCCTCTCCCTGTGAAGGTCtcttcagctccagctctgATAGT GTGGGAAgtagagggggtgagggggatcAGTTTGTGCCCTCTCGTCTCCAACCCGGGACAACACAGGGGAGGGAAGCCTGGACAGGGCCGGAGATCCGGCCTTACGAAACGAGAGAAACCGGGACGCAAACCGACGGCTTCTTTGCGTGTCGCACTTCTGACGCTTCCACACAGTGCAGTCCCAGGGAACAGGGCGAAGTGTCCACTTCCCCCAGCGCCTGCGTGGGGTTCCGATCTCACTCTCGCCAGGTTTGGCACGAGAAGCACAACcaggccaccagggggcagcatgtTGCAGCCGATGAGCTGCTGGAAGTGGATTCACAAGCAGGGACTCCAAACAGCCTTGGAGAAGAGGACCCGCTACCCCAGAGTAAGTCTGGAGTAGCAGCACCGCAGAGCACAAGGGCTGCTTTTACAGGACAGCAGCTACTCTCAGGGGGACCAGAAATCCTCTACAGGCCCAAGACCATACCTGAAAACTGGAGACTCAGCACTCCACCCCTCAAGCATATCCACTTGAAGAAAACTCCAG TGAGGGATGAGTTCAGGAAGGAGCAAAATGGCAGACAGCGGCAGGTGAAACAGGTGGAGAATTATGACCAGTCAAAACAGCATTCTGTGGAAAACGCGgcaagaagagagggagaagagctCATAACCGAGAGCACGCTGATGACCAAGGTCTCAGAGGAGACTGAAACACTGCAGGAAATTGCAGATATTCTGTtaatgatgaaacaaaaaaacaagttataG
- the LOC135259083 gene encoding uncharacterized protein LOC135259083 isoform X2 produces MNRCMLKNDARKQREFFEKKKMQKRIEHLGLAADPQGAATGSIDLVTLFIVNQIAAKKENKYSHKVTHLSQRKGARWPIHEDTLELPMSPCSPSRLCLMESQPQYSVQRKRKQHLSEWNNNRQLSPVLESNMSDCSASDYRHIISDTFSPLSSATSGSLSGTFPVGQRGEFKPFCQPREVREANPWPAISHGSQLKVHYPPVSRVQFGGTESSVISTQRSRGRTLKTTGCFLSLSKEEERDQETALVDFDGGDYNSQETTFDNRKIRISFQEESPQNSVSIGDPNESESRHHEADFRSQPVESAMCCGRGQGSVKSCGSVCSSPCEGLFSSSSDSVGSRGGEGDQFVPSRLQPGTTQGREAWTGPEIRPYETRETGTQTDGFFACRTSDASTQCSPREQGEVSTSPSACVGFRSHSRQVWHEKHNQATRGQHVAADELLEVDSQAGTPNSLGEEDPLPQSKSGVAAPQSTRAAFTGQQLLSGGPEILYRPKTIPENWRLSTPPLKHIHLKKTPVRDEFRKEQNGRQRQVKQVENYDQSKQHSVENAARREGEELITESTLMTKVSEETETLQEIADILLMMKQKNKL; encoded by the exons at GAACCGATGCATGCTCAAAAATGATGCAAGAAAACAAAGG gagttctttgaaaagaaaaagatgcaGAAAAGGATAGAGCATTTGGGGTTAGCTGCAGATCCTCAGGGGGCTGCTACTGGCAGTATAGACCTGGTCACGTTGTTTATTGTGAACCAGATTGCTGCAAAGAAGGAGAACAAAT ATAGCCATAAAGTTACCCATTTGAGTCAGAGAAAAGGGGCCCGGTGGCCCATCCACGAGGACACGCTGGAATTGCCCATGAGCCCTTGTTCTCCTTCACGTCTCTGTCTGATGGAAAGTCAGCCTCAGTACAG TGtccagagaaaaagaaagcaacatcTGTCTGAATGGAACAACAATAGACAG CTCTCGCCAGTGTTAGAATCCAACATGTCCGACTGCAGTGCCTCCGATTACCGGCACATCATCTCGGACACCTTCAGTCCCCTATCATCGGCCACGTCTGGCTCTCTGAGCGGGACCTTTCCTGTTGGGCAGAGGGGAGAG TTCAAACCTTTCTGCCAGCcaagagaggtgagagaggccaATCCATGGCCAGCAATTTCGCATGGGTCACAGCTTAAGGTCCATTACCCTCCAGTGTCCAGAGTTCAGTTTGGTGGTACGGAATCCAG TGTCATTAGCACACAGAGGAGTAGAGGACGTACTTTGAAAACCACAGGATGCTTTCTCAGCCTCTctaaagaggaggagagggatcaAGAGACAGCATTAGTGGATTTTGACGGTGGCGACTACAACAGCCAAG AAACAACATTCgacaacagaaaaataagaatcaGTTTTCAAGAGGAATCACCACAAAATTCTGTGTCCATTGG GGATCCAAATGAATCTGAGAGCAGGCACCATGAAGCTGATTTTCGGTCTCAG CCTGTGGAGTCTGCAATGtgttgtgggcgtggccagggctCGGTGAAAAGCTGTGGATCTGTGTGCTCCTCTCCCTGTGAAGGTCtcttcagctccagctctgATAGT GTGGGAAgtagagggggtgagggggatcAGTTTGTGCCCTCTCGTCTCCAACCCGGGACAACACAGGGGAGGGAAGCCTGGACAGGGCCGGAGATCCGGCCTTACGAAACGAGAGAAACCGGGACGCAAACCGACGGCTTCTTTGCGTGTCGCACTTCTGACGCTTCCACACAGTGCAGTCCCAGGGAACAGGGCGAAGTGTCCACTTCCCCCAGCGCCTGCGTGGGGTTCCGATCTCACTCTCGCCAGGTTTGGCACGAGAAGCACAACcaggccaccagggggcagcatgtTGCAGCCGATGAGCTGCTGGAAGTGGATTCACAAGCAGGGACTCCAAACAGCCTTGGAGAAGAGGACCCGCTACCCCAGAGTAAGTCTGGAGTAGCAGCACCGCAGAGCACAAGGGCTGCTTTTACAGGACAGCAGCTACTCTCAGGGGGACCAGAAATCCTCTACAGGCCCAAGACCATACCTGAAAACTGGAGACTCAGCACTCCACCCCTCAAGCATATCCACTTGAAGAAAACTCCAG TGAGGGATGAGTTCAGGAAGGAGCAAAATGGCAGACAGCGGCAGGTGAAACAGGTGGAGAATTATGACCAGTCAAAACAGCATTCTGTGGAAAACGCGgcaagaagagagggagaagagctCATAACCGAGAGCACGCTGATGACCAAGGTCTCAGAGGAGACTGAAACACTGCAGGAAATTGCAGATATTCTGTtaatgatgaaacaaaaaaacaagttataG